The following proteins are co-located in the Phyllostomus discolor isolate MPI-MPIP mPhyDis1 chromosome 1, mPhyDis1.pri.v3, whole genome shotgun sequence genome:
- the CTBP1 gene encoding C-terminal-binding protein 1 isoform X2, producing the protein MGSSHLLNKGLPLGVRPPIMNGPLHPRPLVALLDGRDCTVEMPILKDVATVAFCDAQSTQEIHEKVLNEAVGALMYHTITLTREDLEKFKALRIIVRIGSGFDNIDIKSAGDLGIAVCNVPAASVEETADSTMCHILNLYRRTTWLHQALREGTRVQSVEQIREVASGAARIRGETLGIIGLGRVGQAVALRAKAFGFNVLFYDPYLSDGTERALGLQRVSTLQDLLFHSDCVTLHCGLNEHNHHLINDFTVKQMRQGAFLVNTARGGLVDEKALAQALKEGRIRGAALDVHESEPFSFSQGPLKDAPNLICTPHAAWYSEQASIEMREEAAREIRRAITGRIPDSLKNCVNKDHLTAATHWASMDPAVVHPELNGAAYRYPPGVVSVAPSGIPAAVEGIVPSAMSLSHGLPPVSHPPHAPSPGQTVKPEADRDHSSDQL; encoded by the exons ATGGGCAGCTCGCACTTGCTCAACAAGGGCCTGCCACTGG GCGTCCGACCTCCGATCATGAACGGGCCCCTGCACCCCCGGCCCCTGGTGGCGCTGCTGGACGGCCGGGACTGCACCGTGGAGATGCCCATCCTGAAGGACGTGGCCACCGTGGCCTTCTGTGACGCGCAGTCCACGCAGGAGATCCACGAGAAG GTGCTGAACGAGGCGGTGGGCGCCCTCATGTATCACACCATCACGCTGACCCGGGAGGACCTGGAGAAATTCAAAGCCCTTCGGATAATCGTCCGGATCGGCAGCGGCTTTGACAACATCGACATCAAGTCCGCCGGCGACTTAG GCATTGCTGTCTGCAATGTGCCAGCGGCGTCTGTGGAGGAGACCGCCGACTCCACCATGTGCCACATCCTCAACCTGTACCGCAGGACCACCTGGCTGCACCAGGCGCTGCGGGAAGGCACGCGGGTCCAGAGCGTCGAGCAGATCCGGGAGGTGGCTTCCGGAGCTGCCCGGATCCGCGGGGAGACCTTGGGCATCATTGGACTAG GTCGAGTGGGGCAGGCAGTGGCGCTGCGGGCCAAGGCCTTCGGCTTCAACGTGCTCTTCTACGACCCGTACCTGTCGGACGGCACGGAGCGGGCGCTGGGGCTGCAGCGGGTCAGCACCCTGCAGGACCTGCTGTTCCACAGCGACTGTGTGACCCTGCACTGCGGCCTCAACGAGCACAACCACCACCTCATCAACGACTTCACCGTCAAGCAG ATGAGACAAGGGGCCTTCCTCGTGAACACAGCGCGCGGTGGCCTGGTGGATGAGAAGGCGCTGGCTCAGGCCCTGAAGGAGGGGCGGATACGCGGGGCAGCCCTGGACGTGCACGAGTCGGAGCCCTTCAG CTTCAGCCAGGGCCCCCTGAAGGACGCCCCCAACCTGATCTGCACCCCCCACGCGGCCTGGTACAGCGAGCAGGCGTCCATCGAGATGCGCGAGGAGGCGGCCCGGGAGATCCGGAGAGCCATCACAG GCCGGATCCCCGACAGCCTGAAGAACTGTGTCAACAAGGACCACCTGACAGCCGCCACCCACTGGGCCAGCATGGACCCTGCTGTTGTGCACCCTGAGCTCAACGGGGCCGCCTACAG GTACCCCCCGGGCGTGGTGAGCGTGGCTCCCAGTGGCATCCCGGCCGCAGTGGAAGGCATCGTACCCAGCGCCATGTCCCTGTCCCACGGCCTGCCCCCAGTGTCCCACCCGCCCCACGCCCCTTCTCCCGGCCAAACCGTGAAGCCCGAGGCGGATAGAGACCATTCGAGCGACCAGTTGTAG
- the CTBP1 gene encoding C-terminal-binding protein 1 isoform X1, whose translation MGSSHLLNKGLPLGVRPPIMNGPLHPRPLVALLDGRDCTVEMPILKDVATVAFCDAQSTQEIHEKVLNEAVGALMYHTITLTREDLEKFKALRIIVRIGSGFDNIDIKSAGDLGIAVCNVPAASVEETADSTMCHILNLYRRTTWLHQALREGTRVQSVEQIREVASGAARIRGETLGIIGLGRVGQAVALRAKAFGFNVLFYDPYLSDGTERALGLQRVSTLQDLLFHSDCVTLHCGLNEHNHHLINDFTVKQMRQGAFLVNTARGGLVDEKALAQALKEGRIRGAALDVHESEPFSFSQGPLKDAPNLICTPHAAWYSEQASIEMREEAAREIRRAITGRIPDSLKNCVNKDHLTAATHWASMDPAVVHPELNGAAYSRYPPGVVSVAPSGIPAAVEGIVPSAMSLSHGLPPVSHPPHAPSPGQTVKPEADRDHSSDQL comes from the exons ATGGGCAGCTCGCACTTGCTCAACAAGGGCCTGCCACTGG GCGTCCGACCTCCGATCATGAACGGGCCCCTGCACCCCCGGCCCCTGGTGGCGCTGCTGGACGGCCGGGACTGCACCGTGGAGATGCCCATCCTGAAGGACGTGGCCACCGTGGCCTTCTGTGACGCGCAGTCCACGCAGGAGATCCACGAGAAG GTGCTGAACGAGGCGGTGGGCGCCCTCATGTATCACACCATCACGCTGACCCGGGAGGACCTGGAGAAATTCAAAGCCCTTCGGATAATCGTCCGGATCGGCAGCGGCTTTGACAACATCGACATCAAGTCCGCCGGCGACTTAG GCATTGCTGTCTGCAATGTGCCAGCGGCGTCTGTGGAGGAGACCGCCGACTCCACCATGTGCCACATCCTCAACCTGTACCGCAGGACCACCTGGCTGCACCAGGCGCTGCGGGAAGGCACGCGGGTCCAGAGCGTCGAGCAGATCCGGGAGGTGGCTTCCGGAGCTGCCCGGATCCGCGGGGAGACCTTGGGCATCATTGGACTAG GTCGAGTGGGGCAGGCAGTGGCGCTGCGGGCCAAGGCCTTCGGCTTCAACGTGCTCTTCTACGACCCGTACCTGTCGGACGGCACGGAGCGGGCGCTGGGGCTGCAGCGGGTCAGCACCCTGCAGGACCTGCTGTTCCACAGCGACTGTGTGACCCTGCACTGCGGCCTCAACGAGCACAACCACCACCTCATCAACGACTTCACCGTCAAGCAG ATGAGACAAGGGGCCTTCCTCGTGAACACAGCGCGCGGTGGCCTGGTGGATGAGAAGGCGCTGGCTCAGGCCCTGAAGGAGGGGCGGATACGCGGGGCAGCCCTGGACGTGCACGAGTCGGAGCCCTTCAG CTTCAGCCAGGGCCCCCTGAAGGACGCCCCCAACCTGATCTGCACCCCCCACGCGGCCTGGTACAGCGAGCAGGCGTCCATCGAGATGCGCGAGGAGGCGGCCCGGGAGATCCGGAGAGCCATCACAG GCCGGATCCCCGACAGCCTGAAGAACTGTGTCAACAAGGACCACCTGACAGCCGCCACCCACTGGGCCAGCATGGACCCTGCTGTTGTGCACCCTGAGCTCAACGGGGCCGCCTACAG CAGGTACCCCCCGGGCGTGGTGAGCGTGGCTCCCAGTGGCATCCCGGCCGCAGTGGAAGGCATCGTACCCAGCGCCATGTCCCTGTCCCACGGCCTGCCCCCAGTGTCCCACCCGCCCCACGCCCCTTCTCCCGGCCAAACCGTGAAGCCCGAGGCGGATAGAGACCATTCGAGCGACCAGTTGTAG
- the CTBP1 gene encoding C-terminal-binding protein 1 isoform X3 yields MSGVRPPIMNGPLHPRPLVALLDGRDCTVEMPILKDVATVAFCDAQSTQEIHEKVLNEAVGALMYHTITLTREDLEKFKALRIIVRIGSGFDNIDIKSAGDLGIAVCNVPAASVEETADSTMCHILNLYRRTTWLHQALREGTRVQSVEQIREVASGAARIRGETLGIIGLGRVGQAVALRAKAFGFNVLFYDPYLSDGTERALGLQRVSTLQDLLFHSDCVTLHCGLNEHNHHLINDFTVKQMRQGAFLVNTARGGLVDEKALAQALKEGRIRGAALDVHESEPFSFSQGPLKDAPNLICTPHAAWYSEQASIEMREEAAREIRRAITGRIPDSLKNCVNKDHLTAATHWASMDPAVVHPELNGAAYSRYPPGVVSVAPSGIPAAVEGIVPSAMSLSHGLPPVSHPPHAPSPGQTVKPEADRDHSSDQL; encoded by the exons ATGTCAG GCGTCCGACCTCCGATCATGAACGGGCCCCTGCACCCCCGGCCCCTGGTGGCGCTGCTGGACGGCCGGGACTGCACCGTGGAGATGCCCATCCTGAAGGACGTGGCCACCGTGGCCTTCTGTGACGCGCAGTCCACGCAGGAGATCCACGAGAAG GTGCTGAACGAGGCGGTGGGCGCCCTCATGTATCACACCATCACGCTGACCCGGGAGGACCTGGAGAAATTCAAAGCCCTTCGGATAATCGTCCGGATCGGCAGCGGCTTTGACAACATCGACATCAAGTCCGCCGGCGACTTAG GCATTGCTGTCTGCAATGTGCCAGCGGCGTCTGTGGAGGAGACCGCCGACTCCACCATGTGCCACATCCTCAACCTGTACCGCAGGACCACCTGGCTGCACCAGGCGCTGCGGGAAGGCACGCGGGTCCAGAGCGTCGAGCAGATCCGGGAGGTGGCTTCCGGAGCTGCCCGGATCCGCGGGGAGACCTTGGGCATCATTGGACTAG GTCGAGTGGGGCAGGCAGTGGCGCTGCGGGCCAAGGCCTTCGGCTTCAACGTGCTCTTCTACGACCCGTACCTGTCGGACGGCACGGAGCGGGCGCTGGGGCTGCAGCGGGTCAGCACCCTGCAGGACCTGCTGTTCCACAGCGACTGTGTGACCCTGCACTGCGGCCTCAACGAGCACAACCACCACCTCATCAACGACTTCACCGTCAAGCAG ATGAGACAAGGGGCCTTCCTCGTGAACACAGCGCGCGGTGGCCTGGTGGATGAGAAGGCGCTGGCTCAGGCCCTGAAGGAGGGGCGGATACGCGGGGCAGCCCTGGACGTGCACGAGTCGGAGCCCTTCAG CTTCAGCCAGGGCCCCCTGAAGGACGCCCCCAACCTGATCTGCACCCCCCACGCGGCCTGGTACAGCGAGCAGGCGTCCATCGAGATGCGCGAGGAGGCGGCCCGGGAGATCCGGAGAGCCATCACAG GCCGGATCCCCGACAGCCTGAAGAACTGTGTCAACAAGGACCACCTGACAGCCGCCACCCACTGGGCCAGCATGGACCCTGCTGTTGTGCACCCTGAGCTCAACGGGGCCGCCTACAG CAGGTACCCCCCGGGCGTGGTGAGCGTGGCTCCCAGTGGCATCCCGGCCGCAGTGGAAGGCATCGTACCCAGCGCCATGTCCCTGTCCCACGGCCTGCCCCCAGTGTCCCACCCGCCCCACGCCCCTTCTCCCGGCCAAACCGTGAAGCCCGAGGCGGATAGAGACCATTCGAGCGACCAGTTGTAG